From one Luteipulveratus mongoliensis genomic stretch:
- a CDS encoding lipid II:glycine glycyltransferase FemX, whose translation MSLSVTSCHDKTEWDALVDAAGGHPLQLWGWGELKSRYEWSADRVVVRDGDTVIGSAQVLLRRLPAPFRSLAYVPRGPQAKPQHRGAVLRAVSDYIKGEHKPIAITIEPDWAEPFSPLPKGEVDEAIAAGRAAGPSGWLADVQAAGFERSDNTGLIPRTLIVDVTRDEDTILKELSSTTRQNVRKSFRAENVRFGEVTDEADLLKILEINRETARRAEFAVHDDDYHRGIRDLMGPQSQLLAAWEGDEPVAFVWLVVSGTTAFELYGGVSPRGMKLRLNYGLKFHAMKYVKAQGVERYDFNGLLNDGISDFKRQFAKHEDLLIGTWDKPLSPMYPAFAKALPMVRSGLKRGLPTVKKAVRDPLGTAAHAKEAVQAKVRERRTQD comes from the coding sequence CTCCTGCCACGACAAGACCGAGTGGGATGCACTCGTCGACGCCGCCGGTGGGCACCCGCTCCAGCTCTGGGGCTGGGGTGAGCTCAAGTCGCGCTACGAGTGGTCCGCCGACCGGGTCGTCGTGCGCGACGGCGACACCGTGATCGGCTCGGCCCAGGTGCTGCTGCGCCGCCTGCCGGCACCGTTCCGGTCCCTGGCCTACGTGCCGCGTGGGCCACAGGCGAAGCCCCAGCACCGCGGAGCCGTCCTCCGTGCGGTGTCCGACTACATCAAGGGTGAGCACAAGCCGATCGCCATCACCATCGAGCCGGATTGGGCCGAGCCGTTCTCACCGCTGCCCAAGGGCGAGGTCGATGAGGCCATCGCCGCAGGCCGCGCTGCTGGGCCGTCGGGCTGGCTCGCGGACGTCCAGGCAGCAGGCTTCGAGCGCAGCGACAACACGGGGCTCATCCCGCGCACACTCATCGTCGACGTGACGCGCGACGAGGACACGATCCTCAAAGAGCTCAGCTCCACCACGCGCCAGAACGTCCGCAAGTCCTTCCGTGCCGAGAACGTCCGGTTCGGTGAGGTCACCGACGAGGCCGACCTGCTGAAGATCCTGGAGATCAACCGGGAGACCGCCCGACGGGCCGAGTTCGCCGTCCACGACGACGACTACCACCGCGGTATCCGCGACCTGATGGGTCCGCAGTCGCAGCTGCTCGCCGCGTGGGAGGGCGATGAGCCCGTCGCGTTCGTCTGGCTCGTCGTCTCGGGCACCACCGCCTTCGAGCTGTACGGCGGGGTCAGCCCGCGCGGCATGAAGCTGCGGCTCAACTACGGCCTGAAGTTCCATGCGATGAAGTACGTCAAGGCCCAGGGCGTCGAGCGCTACGACTTCAACGGCCTGCTCAACGACGGGATCTCCGACTTCAAGCGCCAGTTCGCCAAGCATGAGGACCTGCTCATCGGCACGTGGGACAAGCCCCTCTCACCGATGTACCCAGCCTTCGCCAAGGCGCTACCCATGGTGCGCTCGGGCCTCAAGCGCGGCCTGCCCACGGTGAAGAAGGCTGTACGCGACCCGCTCGGGACCGCCGCGCACGCCAAGGAGGCCGTGCAGGCCAAGGTGCGCGAGCGGCGTACTCAGGACTGA
- the ppgK gene encoding polyphosphate--glucose phosphotransferase — MSKSKHHPLGIDVGGSGIKGAPVDLKAGEFAQKRKRIDTPEKSTPEAVAEVIAEIVDHFADQIGDEPIGVTVPAVVQHGTVRTAANIDKSWIDSDAEKLLEKRLGRDITLLNDADAAGIGELRYGAAKHAKGLVVLTTLGTGIGTAILNNGELVPNSELGHLEIDGHDAETRAASSIKDKEGISYAEWAKRLQRYYSHLEALLWPDLIVVGGGVSKDADQFLPLLDLRTEIIPATLKNAAGIIGAARQAHDNVQD, encoded by the coding sequence ATGTCGAAGTCCAAGCACCACCCGCTCGGAATCGATGTCGGCGGCTCCGGCATCAAGGGCGCTCCGGTCGACCTCAAGGCGGGCGAGTTCGCCCAGAAGCGTAAGCGGATCGACACACCGGAGAAGTCCACTCCTGAGGCGGTCGCCGAGGTCATCGCCGAGATCGTGGACCATTTCGCCGACCAGATCGGCGACGAACCCATCGGCGTGACGGTGCCGGCAGTCGTCCAGCACGGCACCGTGCGCACCGCGGCCAACATCGACAAGTCCTGGATCGACAGCGACGCCGAGAAGCTCCTCGAGAAGCGCCTGGGCCGCGACATCACCCTGCTCAACGACGCGGACGCCGCCGGCATCGGCGAGCTGCGTTACGGCGCCGCCAAGCACGCCAAGGGTCTCGTGGTGCTGACCACCCTCGGGACCGGCATCGGCACCGCGATCCTCAACAACGGTGAGCTGGTGCCCAACTCCGAGCTGGGCCACCTGGAGATCGACGGCCACGACGCCGAGACGCGGGCAGCCTCCAGCATCAAGGACAAGGAAGGCATCTCCTACGCCGAGTGGGCCAAGCGCCTCCAGCGCTACTACTCACACCTCGAGGCGCTGCTGTGGCCCGACCTGATCGTGGTCGGCGGCGGCGTCTCCAAGGACGCCGACCAGTTCCTCCCGCTGCTCGACCTGCGCACCGAGATCATCCCTGCGACGCTCAAGAACGCCGCCGGCATCATCGGTGCGGCCCGCCAGGCGCACGACAACGTCCAGGACTGA